The following nucleotide sequence is from uncultured Roseateles sp..
CCGCTGTGATGTAGCCAGATGTAACGGCGTTCAACCGATGGCGCCCGGCCACCGTTGAACCCGGGCGCAGGCCTTGCAAAGGGCTGCTCAAACTTTTCCGTGGAGCGCAAATGAACCGCCTGTCCAGACTTCTGATACTCGTTCCCCTCGTCTTCGGTCTCGGTGCCTGCGCCCATCAGCGCCAACGCGACGACCGCTACAGCCAATACCCCAATTCGGCACCGATGCCGGCCCAGGGCCAGCAGACCCAGTACGGTACGGTGCGCAATATCGAGCAGCTGGAGGCCGGCGGCGGCCCCGGCGCCCGTCAGGGCTCCGGTGGCGGTGCCTTGGCCGGTGCCCTGTTCGGCGGCGTGGTCGGCAACCAGATGGGCCGCGGTAGCGGCCGCGCGGCGATGACCGCCATCGGCGTGATCGGCGGCGCCATCGCCGGTGATGCTTTGGAGCGACAGGGCAATGGCGCCAGCGGTGGCGGCGAGCGCCACACCGTGTTCCGTGTGCGTGTGCGCCTCGATCACGGTGGCGAAGCCCAGTACGACTTCCAGGATCTGGACGGCCTCAAGGTCGGCGACCGGGTGCGTCTCGAAAATGGCCGCCTGCACCGCACCTGAGCGGTGCTTGCCAATGCACGCAGGGCATGGCCTACAATAGGGCCATCCTGAATTTGCAAGAACTGGGGAAAGGCGACATGGTTATGACACCGCGAACTACGACCTCAACCACCACCATGGTTTAGTCGGCCGCGACCTTTCACGTCTTTTGCATATCAATCAAGCGCGGCCGATGCCGCGCTTTTTTGTTTTCCGGGCCCTATTCGGCCACCCTTGCGGAGTTTTCTATGATCTCAATTCAATTGCCCGACGGTTCCAAACGTGAGTTTGAACAGGCCGTGACCGTGGCCGATGTGGCCGCCTCGATTGGCGCCGGCCTGGCCAAGGCCGCACTGGCCGGCCGTGTGGGGCAGGGCGATGCCGCCCGCGTGGTGGACACCAGCTACCTGATGGAGGCCGACACGCAACTGGCCATCATCACCGACAAGGATCCCGCCGGCCTCGAAGTCATTCGCCATTCGACGGCCCACCTGCTGGCCTATGCCGTCAAGGAGCTGTTTCCCGATGCTCAGGTGACGATAGGCCCGGTGATCGAGCATGGCTTCTTCTACGACTTTGCCTACAAGCGCCCGTTCACGCCCGAGGATCTGGTCGCCATCGAGGCGAAGATGACGGAGCTGGCCAAGAAGGACGAGAAGGTCGAGCGCCGTGTGCTGCCGCGCGACGAGGCCGTGGCCTATTTCAAGAGCCTGGGCGAGGACTACAAGGCCGAGATCATCTCCAGCATCCCGGCCGACCAGGATGTGTCGCTGTACCGCGAAGGCAAGTTCGAGGATCTGTGCCGCGGCCCCCATGTGCCGAGCACGGGCAAGCTCAAGCACTTCAAGCTGATGAAGGTGGCCGGCGCCTACTGGCGCGGCGACCATCGCAACGAGATGCTGCAACGCATCTACGGCACGGCCTGGGCGAGCAAGGACGATCTGCAGCAGCATCTGAAGATGCTGGAGGAGGCCGAGAAGCGCGACCACCGCAAGCTGGGCCGCGAGCTGGACCTGTTCCACATCGACGAGCATTCGCCCGGCACCGTGTTCTGGCACCCCAAGGGCTGGACGGTCTGGCAGGGCGTCGAGCAGTACATGCGCGCCGTCTACCGTGACAACGGCTATCTGGAGGTCAAGGGCCCGCAGATCCTGGACCAGGGTCTGTGGGAGAAGACGGGCCACTGGCAGAAGTACCGCGAGAACATGTTCACGACCGAGTCGGAGAAGCGTGACTACGCGCTGAAGCCGATGAACTGCCCGGGCCACATCCTGATCTACAAGCAGGGCATCAAGAGCTACCGCGACCTGCCGCTGCGCTTCGGCGAATTCGGCCAATGCCATCGCAACGAACCCACCGGCGGCCTGCACGGCATCATGCGCGTGCGCGCCTTCACGCAGGATGACGGCCACATCTTCTGCATGGAAGACCAGATCCTGGAGGAGTGCGTCAACTACACGGCCCTGCTGCAAAAGGTCTATGCGGACTTCGGTTTCAGCAAGATCCTCTACAAGGTCGCCACGCGTCCCGAGGCCCGTATCGGCTCGGACGAGAGCTGGGACAAGGCCGAGGAGGCCTTGATCGAAAGCCTGCGCCGCTCAGGTTGCGAATTCATCATCTCGCCCGGTGATGGCGCCTTCTACGGTCCGAAGATCGAGTACACGCTGAAGGACGCGCTGGGCCGCGAGTGGCAGTGCGGCACGATGCAGGTCGACTTCTTCATGGCCGAGCGCCTCGGCGCCGAGTATGTGACCGAGGCCGGTGACCGCAAGACACCGGTGATGCTGCACCGCGCCATCGTCGGCTCACTCGAGCGTTTCATCGGTATCCTGATCGAAGAACATGCCGGCGCGCTGCCGACTTGGCTCGCTCCGGTGCAGGTGGTGGTGGCCAATATCACCGACGCGCAGGCCGATTACGTCCAGGAAATCGTGAAATCGCTGCAAAAACAAGGGCTTAGAGCAGTGGCCGATTTGCGCAACGAGAAAATCACGTATAAAATCCGCGAGCATTCTTTGCAAAAGGTTCCGTTCATCCTGGTCGTTGGCGACAAGGAAAAGGCAAGCGGAGCCGTTGCGGTGCGCGCTCGGGGCAACCAGGACCTCGGCGTGATGCCCCTAGAAAACTTCATCCAGAAGCTGGCTAGTGACATCGCCCAGAAGGCTTGAAAGAGCTGCCGGGGCGCGCAAATCCATTGTTTGGGTCTCTCTGCCTTGAGGCTCTTTGAAAGGTAAGCACCATCGCTACTTTTGCTGACCGTCGTGCCATTCCTGAACGGAAGCACAGGCTGAACCGCGAGATCATGGCCCCGGAAGTCCGTTTGAACGGGCCGGAGAATGAGCCGCTGGGTATTGTGAGTGTCCAAGAAGCGCTGCGCATGGCCAGCGAGTTGGACGTCGATCTGGTGGAAATTGCCGCGCAGGCGGATCCCCCGGTGTGCCGTCTGATGGATTACGGCAAGTTCAAGTACCAAGAGCAGAAGCGCGCGGCCGAGGCCAAGTCCAAGCAAAAGGTCATCGAGGTCAAGGAAGTGAAGTTCCGCCCTGGCACCGATGAGGGCGACTACGCGATCAAGATGCGCAATCTGCGCCGCTTCATCGCCGAAGACGGTGACAAGGGCAAGGTCACGCTGCGTTATCGCGGTCGTGAAATCACCCACCAGGACATCGGCATGCGCTTGCTGGAACGCATTCGCGACGAGTTGTCCGACGTGGCTGTGGTTGAGAACATGCCCAAGCTGGAAGGCCGGCAGATGATCATGGTGCTGGCGCCGAAAAAGCGCTGATGCATCGCTAGGGAATCAAGAGTTCGAACCATCGATTTGGTCATCGGTGGTTTGCAAGAAGCCCCAGCGGGCTTGCAAGTCCGGCAAGAAGTTTGCTGGCGCCTGCTGGAGCAAATTAAAAGGAGCAGTCATGCCCAAAATGAAGACCAAGAGCGGCGCGAAAAAGCGTTTCCGCGTCCGTCCGGGTGGCACCGTCAAGCGTGGCCAGGCGTTCAAGCGCCACATCCTCACGAAGAAGTCCACGAAGGTCAAACGCCATCTGCGTGGCGCGACCAACGTGAATAAGAGCGATATGGGCTCCATCGCCCAAATGTTGCCCTCTGCTGGCCTCTGACTGAAGGAGAAGATATATGCCTCGCGTTAAACGTGGTGTAACGGCCCGTGCCCGTCACAAGAAAGTCCTCGCCCTTGCCAAGGGTTACCGCGGTCGCCGCAAGAATGTCTTCCGTATCGCCAAACAGGCGGTAATGAAGGCTGGGCAATATGCCTACCGTGACCGTCGTACCCGCAAGCGCGTGTTCCGCCAGCTCTGGATTGCCCGTATCAATGCGGCCAGCCGTGAGTTGGGGCTGACGTACAGCAAGTTTGTGGCCGGCCTGAAAAAGGCCCAGATCGACATCGACCGCAAGGTCCTGGCCGATCTGGCCGTGCGTGACCCCGCTGCTTTTGGCAGCATCGTCGCCAAGGTGAAGGCCCATCTCGCTTGAAGCTGAAGCCGTGCGGGCCGCAAGGTCTGCGCGGTGACAGCCGCCCCCGGCGCTTTTGCGCTTGGGGCGAGTTCCAAAGGCCGACACCTGGTGTTCGGCCTTTTTTATTTGCTTTTCTATTCACTGCGATCCGATGAACGACCTCGATCAACTGGTGCTCAGCGCCCAGGGCGATTTCGCGACGGCCGCCACGCCGGCCGAGCTGGAGAATGCCAAGGCGCGCTTTCTGGGCAAGGCCGGTCGCGTGACCGAACTGCTCAAGGGCATGGCCGCACTCTCGCCCGAAGAGAAGAAGACCCGCGGCGCCGAGATCAATCTGGTCAAGCAGCGCATCGAGAACGCGCTCACCGCCCGCCGCCAGGCCCTGGCCGATGCCGAGCTGGAAGCCCAGCTGAAGGCCGAGGCGCTGGACGTGAGCCTGCCCGGCCGCCAGCGTGGCACCGGCGCCTTGCACCCGATCACCCGCGCGATGGAGCGCATCGAGGCGATCTTCGGATCGATGGGTTTCGAGGTCGCCGACGGCCCCGAGATCGAGACCGACTGGTTCAGCTTCACGGCGCTGAACAATCCGGAGAACCATCCGGCGCGGTCCATGCAAGACACCTTCTACGTCGACATGAAGGACGAGCAGGGCAGCTGGTACAACCTGCGCCCGCACACCTCGCCGATGCAGATCCGCTATGCCCAGGCCCATGCGCGCAAGTACGCCGGCCAGGACAGCATGCCCGATATCCGTGTGATCGCACCGGGCCGCACCTACCGGGTCGACAGCGACGCGACGCACTCGCCGATGTTCCACCAGGTCGAGGGCCTGTGGGTCGGTGAGAACGTCAGCTTCAAGGACCTGAAGGCCGTCTACGTGAACTTCATGCAGCAGTTCTTCGAGACGACGGACATGGAGATACGCTTCCGCCCCAGCTACTTCCCGTTCACCGAACCCAGCGCCGAGATCGACATGATGTTCGGCTCCGGCCCGCTGAAGGGCCGCTGGCTGGAGGTGTCGGGCTCGGGCCAGGTGCATCCACAGGTGATACGCAATATGGGGCTGGACCCCGAGCGCTACATCGGCTTTGCCTTCGGTTCCGGCATCGACCGTCTGGCGATGCTGCGCTATGGCGTGAACGACCTGCGCCAGTTCTTCGACGGCGATCTCCGCTTCCTGTCGCAATTCAAGTAAACGAGTCCCGTCCATGCAATTTCCAGAATCCTGGCTGCGGGCCTTTTGCAACCCCGCGCTGAACACCCAAGAACTCGCCGAGCTGCTGACCATGTCCGGCCTCGAGGTCGAGGAGCTGCGCCCGGTAGCGCCGCCCTTCCATGGCATCGTGGTGGCCGAGATCGTCGAGGCC
It contains:
- a CDS encoding glycine zipper 2TM domain-containing protein, producing MNRLSRLLILVPLVFGLGACAHQRQRDDRYSQYPNSAPMPAQGQQTQYGTVRNIEQLEAGGGPGARQGSGGGALAGALFGGVVGNQMGRGSGRAAMTAIGVIGGAIAGDALERQGNGASGGGERHTVFRVRVRLDHGGEAQYDFQDLDGLKVGDRVRLENGRLHRT
- the thrS gene encoding threonine--tRNA ligase, with the translated sequence MISIQLPDGSKREFEQAVTVADVAASIGAGLAKAALAGRVGQGDAARVVDTSYLMEADTQLAIITDKDPAGLEVIRHSTAHLLAYAVKELFPDAQVTIGPVIEHGFFYDFAYKRPFTPEDLVAIEAKMTELAKKDEKVERRVLPRDEAVAYFKSLGEDYKAEIISSIPADQDVSLYREGKFEDLCRGPHVPSTGKLKHFKLMKVAGAYWRGDHRNEMLQRIYGTAWASKDDLQQHLKMLEEAEKRDHRKLGRELDLFHIDEHSPGTVFWHPKGWTVWQGVEQYMRAVYRDNGYLEVKGPQILDQGLWEKTGHWQKYRENMFTTESEKRDYALKPMNCPGHILIYKQGIKSYRDLPLRFGEFGQCHRNEPTGGLHGIMRVRAFTQDDGHIFCMEDQILEECVNYTALLQKVYADFGFSKILYKVATRPEARIGSDESWDKAEEALIESLRRSGCEFIISPGDGAFYGPKIEYTLKDALGREWQCGTMQVDFFMAERLGAEYVTEAGDRKTPVMLHRAIVGSLERFIGILIEEHAGALPTWLAPVQVVVANITDAQADYVQEIVKSLQKQGLRAVADLRNEKITYKIREHSLQKVPFILVVGDKEKASGAVAVRARGNQDLGVMPLENFIQKLASDIAQKA
- the infC gene encoding translation initiation factor IF-3, which gives rise to MATFADRRAIPERKHRLNREIMAPEVRLNGPENEPLGIVSVQEALRMASELDVDLVEIAAQADPPVCRLMDYGKFKYQEQKRAAEAKSKQKVIEVKEVKFRPGTDEGDYAIKMRNLRRFIAEDGDKGKVTLRYRGREITHQDIGMRLLERIRDELSDVAVVENMPKLEGRQMIMVLAPKKR
- the rpmI gene encoding 50S ribosomal protein L35 gives rise to the protein MPKMKTKSGAKKRFRVRPGGTVKRGQAFKRHILTKKSTKVKRHLRGATNVNKSDMGSIAQMLPSAGL
- the rplT gene encoding 50S ribosomal protein L20 gives rise to the protein MPRVKRGVTARARHKKVLALAKGYRGRRKNVFRIAKQAVMKAGQYAYRDRRTRKRVFRQLWIARINAASRELGLTYSKFVAGLKKAQIDIDRKVLADLAVRDPAAFGSIVAKVKAHLA
- the pheS gene encoding phenylalanine--tRNA ligase subunit alpha, with translation MNDLDQLVLSAQGDFATAATPAELENAKARFLGKAGRVTELLKGMAALSPEEKKTRGAEINLVKQRIENALTARRQALADAELEAQLKAEALDVSLPGRQRGTGALHPITRAMERIEAIFGSMGFEVADGPEIETDWFSFTALNNPENHPARSMQDTFYVDMKDEQGSWYNLRPHTSPMQIRYAQAHARKYAGQDSMPDIRVIAPGRTYRVDSDATHSPMFHQVEGLWVGENVSFKDLKAVYVNFMQQFFETTDMEIRFRPSYFPFTEPSAEIDMMFGSGPLKGRWLEVSGSGQVHPQVIRNMGLDPERYIGFAFGSGIDRLAMLRYGVNDLRQFFDGDLRFLSQFK